The following nucleotide sequence is from Nitrososphaerota archaeon.
CTTCGCGAGGTTCAGGACGACGGGGGTCATCCGCTCGACCGACCCCGCCTCTGACAGGGGGCCAGCGTGCAGTGGCCTCAGGTTGGGGATGCTCCTGACAAGGGACGCCGCTTCGTCGAACGTCTGGGGACTGTCCGCCGCGATGAGCACGTCCAACCTGACCATCTCCTCGCGTCTGAAGAACGCGACCGGAATGTTGTTGAACGCCGTTGCCACCCGGCTCTTCGATAACTTTGCCGCGAGCTCCTGGGCAGCAGACCCGCCTTCCAGCCCGAAGACGAGGACGCCTCCCTCCACCCTTATCGGGTTGATGATCGAAATCACAACCTTGCCCGCTAGGGGACTCGCCAGCGGGGTGACCGAGCCGATCGCCGAGTAGGGCAGAGCGGCGATCGCCACTTCGCATTCCGCGGCTGCTGTCAGGTAGTCGGCCCCCGTCGCCCCAGAGACCCTTGCCGCCGCTGCCCTTGCTTTGGCGGGGTCCCTCGACGCGATTAGGATCGAGTGGCTCTTCGAAAGCTGCTCCGCCAGCCCCATTCCTATTTTGCCCGTCCCGCCGAATATCGCTACCTTCACTCTTCCAGCCTCATCTGCTGTTTCGTCGTCTGCGCCTTTGTAAACTTCGTGTCCATCATCTCCTTGATCTTCTCCGCTCTCTTCCATCCTATCCCCTGGGTAAGGGCGAACTCCCCCGCCGTCAGGCTCAACACCCTCCTGGGTGTCCCATACTTCATCAGGAGCCTCTCGGCCAGCTTCCTCCCGATCCCAGGGATGGAGGAGACAACGTAGACCTGCTGCTGAGGCACGCTCTTGGATTTCGGAGGATTCTCGGAGGGCATCCGGACGAGGGGCTTGGCCCTGGCATGGTTCAGGAGTTCGGCTATGGCGATGGCCGTTTCCTTGACGTTGGCAGTGTATAGGACTCTCAGCCCATAGGCAAGGGTCACGTTGGCGATCGCCCCGTAGAACGATTTCAAGTTCTTCGCAAGCTTCTCCACCTCGGTGGAGTCCCCCTCGACAAGCAGGTACGGCTTGGCGTAGGAGGCAGAAATCCGCGCCGCCTGGTAGAAGAGCCGCGAATCATAGACCGACGAGACCAGGTCGCGTACCGACTTCCTCTCCACCGCTATCTCGGGGTTGAGCACGTAGTCGGCTACGGGGAGCCTGCTGAAGTACACCCTGACGTTGAGTTTCGACAGTTCGTCCGGAACCCCGCTCGCCTTCTCCCTCTCGTCAGCGACGACCCGCGTGGGGATCATAGCATGTACGCCGGAAGCACGAAATAAAAGGTGTAGACCGCGAGCACGAACAGGACCACGGCCGCCAGAGCCACGACCCTGTCGATCCACCTTGCCTTGTACTCTGTGAGGGAGGTCGGTCTGGGCACGGCGCCGTAGGCTCTGGACTCCATGGCCTCAGCCAACTCCCCGCTCCTGACCACGGAATTCACTACCAGGGGTATCAGTATCGGTATCATGTTCCTGACCCGTCTCAGGACGTTCCCCTTTTCCAGTTCGAGCCCCCTCGATTTCTGGGCGTCCATGATCTGCAGCGTGTCCAGCATCATTACCGGGATGAACCTCACGGCCGTCACGAAGGCGAAGACCACGTCCCGCGGCAGCCTGAACGTCTTCATGACCTGCTCAAGCTCGTCGGGAGACGTAGCGATGAAGAAAAGGCTCGTAGAGACGACGATCGCCACGAACCTGGTCGCGTAGAGCGCCGAGGTCTCGAGGTTGTGAGTGACCAAGAGGTTGATGGCGAAGATGAAGGCGGAGAAGGTCGCAGTCAGGACCATCGTCCGAGCAACCCTCCTCAGAACGGTAGCCACCGCCGCTACCCCGACCATGAACAGGAGCACGATGGCAAGCTGGAAGACCGACCTTACCAGCAGAGTCGTGACGAACATCAGCCCCGAGATCAACAGCTTGACCCGTGGGTCCAGCCTATGGTAGACAGAAGTCCCCCTTCGGAAGATGAAGCCCCCGCTAAGCCACATCATCCTACTGCCTTCCTCCCTCCACCCATCGCCTCCCCTCCAATGCGTCCACGAACGGGGCCATCGGCCTCGAGGCAAGCGCCTGGTAGAACGTAACCAGCTGAGGCTGCGCGACACGGGCAGACTCGAGAAGCTCCCTGTCCGACATCACCTGCGGGGACGGCCCGTCCGCCACAATCCTCCCAGACTTCATGACCACCAGCCTCGGCTGCAGGGGCCAGATGAACTCGATATCGTGAGACACGACGACAACTGTCTTGCCCGTGGAGGCCAGCATCCTGATGGTCCCCGTAAGCCGCTCCTTCTGAATCGCGTCCTGCCCCACCGTGGGCTCGTCGAGTATCACCACCGCTGGGTCCCAGGCCAGGATGCAGGCAAGGGTGAGTCGCTTCTTCTCCCCGCCGCTGAGGACCAGGGGGGATGACTCCCTGTACTCCTCGAGCCCGAAGAGCCGCAGGCCCCAGGCGACCCTCTGCTCGACCAGATCCGGGGAAAACCCGAAGTTCCGGAGGGCGAAGGCCATCTCCTCCCCGACGCTCTCAGAGAAGAGCTGGTGGTCCGGGTTCTGGAATGCCACGCCCACCTTCCTCGAAATCGTCGCGGTGCTGGTCTCCCTCGTGTCGACCCCGTCCACCAGGACGGTCCCGGAGCTGGGTTTCAGCAGGCCCGTGGCATGCTTGACGAGCGTGGTCTTCCCCGCCCCGTTCTCCCCAACTATGGCCACGACCTCTCCCCTATCTATCCTAAGACTGACTTTGTCCAGCGCCATCACCCCGTTGTCGTGGATGAACGTCACGTCCCTGAACTCGATCATTTCATCCAGCCTCCGACCTCAAGGGCGAGCTCCTCAGGGTCGAGCAGGGAGTCCGTCTTCCCCAGGCCGTCTTTGGCCAGCATCTTCTGCAGCTGGGTGACAGCAGGGACCGCCACTCCGTACCCCTCCGCCTCCTCACCGAAGAGCACCTCGCGGGGGGTGCCGTCCAGCACCTTCGCCCCCTGGTTCATCACCACCATCCTATCTGCGACCTTGACCAGGAGGTCGAGCCTGTGCTCCACCACCAGGAATGTGGTGCCCAGCTCCTTCCTCAGCCTTCCCACCAGGTCAACGAGCTCCATGGCGGTCTTGGGGTCGAGCAGGGAGGTCGGCTCGTCGAGGATGATCAACTTGGGCCTCATGGCGAGCACCCCCGCGAGGGCCACCCTCTGCTTCTGCCCGTCGGAAAGCTCGTGGGGGGCTCTCTGTGAAAGCGCCTCTATCCCAAGTAGACCAATGGCCTCGTCCACCCTCTTCCTCATCTCAGGGCGCGGGACCCCCAGGTTCTCCAGCCCGAAGGCAATGTCTCTCTCCACTGTGAACATGAAAATCTGGTTCTCCGGGTTCTGAAAGAGGAACCCGACGGTCTGGGCGAGCTCCCTCATCGTCGAGCCTTTGACGCTTCTGCCCGCGACCGTCACGTCTCCCGAATACTCTCCGCTGTACATGTGGGGTATCAGCCCGTTCATCGCCCTCAGAAGCGTCGACTTTCCGCACCCCGAAGGACCCGCCAGCACCACTATCTCCCCCTCACCGACCGTCAGGTCGAAGTCGACAACAGCCTTCCGCGGCGCGTCGGGGTAGCGGAAGTTCAGTTTCTGTGAAACGAGTATGTTCTCCAAATCCTATCGCACCGGTGCCTCGCTGGCCCGCGAACTCAGGGAGGAAAAGACTGCGTCAATCTGACGACGCACCTCGCCGCCTCAACTTACCTTCTCGCCATCCGGAGCTCCCCTGGCCCTCAGGGCCGAGGTGAACCAGGGAGCCTTCCCCCCGACCCTGACCTCGGAGACCACCCGGACCCGAAGGACCAAGTAGGACAGAGTCGTGACGAACGCCAACTGAAGGACGTTGAAGACCGCTGTGAACCCCAGAATCAGGGCAAGGGCGTTCGCATCGGTCATCGTGATTCCGAATAGCGCAAAGGTCCCCTTCAGGAATCCAACTCCTGCCATTGTGTAGACGAAGATGATCAGGTAGTAGTTTGCAACCGTCAACGCCGCGGCCCGGATAGCCGAGCCCGCCAGGATGCTCGACCCGACCGCCCTTCCAAGGGTAGTTCCTCCCGACCTCGTAGCGACCCATGTCCCGACCCAGAGTCCTGCGACTGTCGAAAGCAGGGCGAAGAGTTTGAGGACCGGTCCGAAGGGAAGGTTCTGGCCGAATAGCTCGAGCGCGCCTCCCTCGACGAAGGATGCCAGGAATGCAGGCACCGGCCCGAAAATGAAGAATGCCAGGATTATCGCCACCTCCCCGAGGTCGAACTGCAGATATGGGATGAGCGGGAAGTTGAGCCCGAGCGACTGGGAGACGGCGGCCAGCATGACTGCCAGCGAGCTGAATACCGCTATCCCAGCTACGGACCTGGTGTCCAGCCTGCCCCAGGAGCCCTTCTCTCCCATGAATCGGTCCGAATCCAGTAGACTTATAATATTTTGGTAAGTACAACTGCGGTTGTAGATGCCAAGAAAGACGCGCGCCCCCAAACCTCAGCAGCTGACCACCCTCGCGGAGCTGTTGAGACTGAAAGCCGCCCACTCCTACATCAAGCTCTCATCCTTCGACCTCGGTAAACGCCTTGACATCAGCCAGCAGGCGGCCTCGAAAAGGCTCGCGGACCTGGAGCGGGACGGCTTCATCGAAAGATTGCACTCCGGCAGGGGCTTCAGCGTCAGGCTCACGGACTCAGGCCTCCATGAAGTGCGCTCGTTCTACGGCGAGCTCCGGAGCGCCTTCGAGGACCAGAAGAAGGACCTCACCTTCACCGGGACCGTCTTCAACGGACTCAGGGAGGGCGGATACTATGTCTCGATGAAGGGGTATTCCAGTCACTTCCAATCAATGCTCGGCTTCCGACCCTTCCCCGGCACCCTGAACCTGCGCCTCTCCTCGCCCGTACAAATCGAACAGAGGAGGCAGCTCGAGTCCCTCCAAGGAGTCGAGATCCCCGGCTTCGAGGACAAGGACAGGACCTACGGTCCGGTCAAGTGCTTCAGGGCCGAAATCGAAGGTAGGATCCCGGGCGCTGTCCTCGCAATCGAGCGGACGCACTACGACAGCTCGGTCCTCGAGGTCATCTCCCCCCTCGACCTGAGGAAGACGCTCAAGCTCGACGAAGGGGACGAATGCGAAGTCACCGCATACCTGGAGTAGAGTCCCCCGGCTCGACTGTGAACTCAACTCTGTCTCCGTCCTTCAGCCCGAACCTCCCCCGAAGGAATACTGGAGAAATGAGTTCAACTACACTCTCGTTGTAATGCGTGATGTCGATGAGGAGGACGGTCACCCGCTCTCCCGACATGGCTCCGTCAAAGCAGGTCAGCGCGCTGAATCCCTCTCCCTGAAAGGTGAATGGGTCTATCCTGATTCCCTTCCTGGCCCTAAGCTCTCCCACCTCCTTCCTATCACCGGGGTCCAGCAGTCTGACATTCAGCGTACCCGGGTATGGTTTGTAGCCGAGGGCCCTGTCGAACCTCTTCTGATACTCCGGGTGCCCCACGTAGTACTTCCCCTTCCCTATGCCGCTGAACACTTCCCCGGCGAACCTCAGAGCCATCGGCCAGGCCGGCTTCTTCAGGCATATAATCCATCGATGACCTTATGTATCTTGAAGCCTCCTCACGCCCGTCCTTGCCCAACCAGGAAATCCTCGTACTCGTCGACGAGAACGACAATCAGATCGGCACAGACACCCGAGAGAACTGCCACTCCGGTCGGGGAAAGAGGCACAGAGCTTACACCGTGTTCCTCTTCCATGGCGGCAAGATGCTGTTGCAGCAGAGAAGCACCAAGAAGCTCCTCTGGCCTGGAGCCTGGGACGTGTCCTTCACCAGCCACGTCTACCCCGGCGAGACCTACGACCAGGCAGCGGCGCGGAAGGGCCTTCAGGAGCTGGAGGCGCGATTCGGCCACTTGGACGAGGCCCATTCATTCGTGTACTTCGCCCCCCAGGGGAAGAACGCAGAGAACGAGTTCTGCAAGCTCCTGGTCGGCGAGTTCGACGGAAAGGTGAAGGCCAACAAGGACGAGGTCATGGCTCTCCGCTGGGCGCCTCTCCGGGAGATCCAGGGCGAAGTGCGGTCTCGTCCCGACGCCTTCACTCCGTGGTTCAGGCTGTCCTTCGAAGGTTTCCTGAGGAGCCCCCTTTCGAAGAAGTTCTTACCCTGACGACCGGGTCAGGTTACTTCGCTGGCTTCTGCGCCCAGCAGTCCCGCTACCCTTGCCATGGTCTCCTTGACTGCGTCTTCCTCCGGAGCCTGTGTCGAGAGAGACGCTGCTGTGGCATGTCCTCCTCCGTGCCCGCCGAGCCGTCCGGCGACCTCCTCGGCGACCTCTGTCCCCAGTTTCAGCCCCGTGTTTTCATGGAACCTTTGTGTTGACCTCAGGCTGACCCTCGTCTCGCCTTCAGACTCTCCCCCCACAATCGCCACGTCCGCCCCCAAGAAGACGAGCGACCGGGCTACATGCGCCTGGAACGACCCGACAATGCTCGTCGCGCAGGTCCAATCGCCCAGCCTGAAGACCCTCAGTCGCTGGGCCCCCTTCAGCTTCGCCATCACCTCGCCGCGGTCGGGCTCGCTCCTCAGCTCCTTCCTCGCCAGGCCGACGTCAGCGCCGGCGTCCAACAACTTCACAACCGCTCTGAGGGCACCTGGTCCGGCAATGGCAAGATGCGATGAATCGAACATGACCGCTTCCAGGAGAGCCTGCGCCGTCTTGGAGTCGATCTCCACCTTGAGCTCTAAGAAGAGCCCGAAGACCACTTCGGCTGCCGACGTCGCCGTCTCGTCGACGATGACGTGGTCATAGACTGACCTGTTCCTCAGCGGGTGGTGGTCCACGAGTATCCTGACGGCCCCGCTCATGGCCATCTTCCCCTTCCAGTCATTGAGGAGCTCTTCGTCCCCTACGTCCACCGCAACGTAAAGCTGGTATTCCTCGTCACTCTTCTCCACAGTCCTGTGAGGGAACCGCCTGCTGAGCTTGGTCGTAAGGGTGGTCATCCCTCCCGGGGTAACAATGTCTACCTCGCACTTCGGTGAGAGCGCCCTCAGCAGGGAAGAGAGGGCGTAGGCAGAAAGAT
It contains:
- a CDS encoding NAD(P)-binding domain-containing protein, translated to MKVAIFGGTGKIGMGLAEQLSKSHSILIASRDPAKARAAAARVSGATGADYLTAAAECEVAIAALPYSAIGSVTPLASPLAGKVVISIINPIRVEGGVLVFGLEGGSAAQELAAKLSKSRVATAFNNIPVAFFRREEMVRLDVLIAADSPQTFDEAASLVRSIPNLRPLHAGPLSEAGSVERMTPVVLNLAKMNGTGSLAPRFVSEKD
- a CDS encoding helix-hairpin-helix domain-containing protein; this translates as MIPTRVVADEREKASGVPDELSKLNVRVYFSRLPVADYVLNPEIAVERKSVRDLVSSVYDSRLFYQAARISASYAKPYLLVEGDSTEVEKLAKNLKSFYGAIANVTLAYGLRVLYTANVKETAIAIAELLNHARAKPLVRMPSENPPKSKSVPQQQVYVVSSIPGIGRKLAERLLMKYGTPRRVLSLTAGEFALTQGIGWKRAEKIKEMMDTKFTKAQTTKQQMRLEE
- a CDS encoding energy-coupling factor transporter transmembrane protein EcfT, whose amino-acid sequence is MMWLSGGFIFRRGTSVYHRLDPRVKLLISGLMFVTTLLVRSVFQLAIVLLFMVGVAAVATVLRRVARTMVLTATFSAFIFAINLLVTHNLETSALYATRFVAIVVSTSLFFIATSPDELEQVMKTFRLPRDVVFAFVTAVRFIPVMMLDTLQIMDAQKSRGLELEKGNVLRRVRNMIPILIPLVVNSVVRSGELAEAMESRAYGAVPRPTSLTEYKARWIDRVVALAAVVLFVLAVYTFYFVLPAYML
- a CDS encoding ATP-binding cassette domain-containing protein, which translates into the protein MENILVSQKLNFRYPDAPRKAVVDFDLTVGEGEIVVLAGPSGCGKSTLLRAMNGLIPHMYSGEYSGDVTVAGRSVKGSTMRELAQTVGFLFQNPENQIFMFTVERDIAFGLENLGVPRPEMRKRVDEAIGLLGIEALSQRAPHELSDGQKQRVALAGVLAMRPKLIILDEPTSLLDPKTAMELVDLVGRLRKELGTTFLVVEHRLDLLVKVADRMVVMNQGAKVLDGTPREVLFGEEAEGYGVAVPAVTQLQKMLAKDGLGKTDSLLDPEELALEVGGWMK
- a CDS encoding CTP-dependent riboflavin kinase — translated: MPRKTRAPKPQQLTTLAELLRLKAAHSYIKLSSFDLGKRLDISQQAASKRLADLERDGFIERLHSGRGFSVRLTDSGLHEVRSFYGELRSAFEDQKKDLTFTGTVFNGLREGGYYVSMKGYSSHFQSMLGFRPFPGTLNLRLSSPVQIEQRRQLESLQGVEIPGFEDKDRTYGPVKCFRAEIEGRIPGAVLAIERTHYDSSVLEVISPLDLRKTLKLDEGDECEVTAYLE
- a CDS encoding CTP-dependent riboflavin kinase, with protein sequence MALRFAGEVFSGIGKGKYYVGHPEYQKRFDRALGYKPYPGTLNVRLLDPGDRKEVGELRARKGIRIDPFTFQGEGFSALTCFDGAMSGERVTVLLIDITHYNESVVELISPVFLRGRFGLKDGDRVEFTVEPGDSTPGMR
- a CDS encoding NUDIX domain-containing protein — protein: MPNQEILVLVDENDNQIGTDTRENCHSGRGKRHRAYTVFLFHGGKMLLQQRSTKKLLWPGAWDVSFTSHVYPGETYDQAAARKGLQELEARFGHLDEAHSFVYFAPQGKNAENEFCKLLVGEFDGKVKANKDEVMALRWAPLREIQGEVRSRPDAFTPWFRLSFEGFLRSPLSKKFLP
- a CDS encoding DHH family phosphoesterase; this translates as MTRENQSKFPFMEPLGIGKAAVVCHRSADADAYLSAYALSSLLRALSPKCEVDIVTPGGMTTLTTKLSRRFPHRTVEKSDEEYQLYVAVDVGDEELLNDWKGKMAMSGAVRILVDHHPLRNRSVYDHVIVDETATSAAEVVFGLFLELKVEIDSKTAQALLEAVMFDSSHLAIAGPGALRAVVKLLDAGADVGLARKELRSEPDRGEVMAKLKGAQRLRVFRLGDWTCATSIVGSFQAHVARSLVFLGADVAIVGGESEGETRVSLRSTQRFHENTGLKLGTEVAEEVAGRLGGHGGGHATAASLSTQAPEEDAVKETMARVAGLLGAEASEVT